The Canis lupus familiaris isolate Mischka breed German Shepherd chromosome X, alternate assembly UU_Cfam_GSD_1.0, whole genome shotgun sequence genome has a segment encoding these proteins:
- the MCTS1 gene encoding malignant T-cell-amplified sequence 1 isoform X2, translating into MFKKFDEKENVSNCIQLKTSVIKGIKNQLIEQFPGIEPWLNQIMPKKDPVKIVRCHEHIEILTVNGELLFFRQREGPFYPTLRLLHKYPFILPHQQVDKGAIKFVLSGANIMCPGLTSPGAKLYPAAVDTIVAIMAEGKQHALCVGVMKMSAEDIEKVNKGIGIENIHYLNDGLWHMKTYK; encoded by the exons ATGTTCAAGAA atttgatgaaaaagaaaatgtgtccaACTGCATCCAGTTGAAAACCTCAGTTATAAAAGGTATTAAGAACCAATTGATAGAACAATTTCCAGGTATTGAACCATGGCTTAATCAAATCATGCCTAAGAAAGATCCTGTCAAAATAGTGCGATg CCATGAACATATAGAAATCCTTACAGTAAATGGAGAATTACTATTTTTTAGACAAAGAGAAGGGCCTTTTTATCCAACCCTAAGGTTACTTCACAAAT atcCTTTTATCCTGCCACACCAGCAAGTTGATAAAGGAGCCATCAAATTTGTACTCAGTGGAGCAAATATCATGTGTCCAGGCTTAACTTCTCCTGGAGCTAAACTTTACCCTGCTGCAGTAGATACAATTGTT GCAATTATGGCAGAAGGAAAACAGCATGCTCTGTGTGTTGGAGTCATGAAGATGTCTGCAGAAGATAT TGAGAAAGTCAACAAAGGAATTGGCATTGAAAATATCCATTATTTAAATGATGGGCTGTGGCATATGAAGACATATAAATGA
- the MCTS1 gene encoding malignant T-cell-amplified sequence 1 isoform X1 yields MGKGRFDEKENVSNCIQLKTSVIKGIKNQLIEQFPGIEPWLNQIMPKKDPVKIVRCHEHIEILTVNGELLFFRQREGPFYPTLRLLHKYPFILPHQQVDKGAIKFVLSGANIMCPGLTSPGAKLYPAAVDTIVAIMAEGKQHALCVGVMKMSAEDIEKVNKGIGIENIHYLNDGLWHMKTYK; encoded by the exons ATGGGCAAAGGAAG atttgatgaaaaagaaaatgtgtccaACTGCATCCAGTTGAAAACCTCAGTTATAAAAGGTATTAAGAACCAATTGATAGAACAATTTCCAGGTATTGAACCATGGCTTAATCAAATCATGCCTAAGAAAGATCCTGTCAAAATAGTGCGATg CCATGAACATATAGAAATCCTTACAGTAAATGGAGAATTACTATTTTTTAGACAAAGAGAAGGGCCTTTTTATCCAACCCTAAGGTTACTTCACAAAT atcCTTTTATCCTGCCACACCAGCAAGTTGATAAAGGAGCCATCAAATTTGTACTCAGTGGAGCAAATATCATGTGTCCAGGCTTAACTTCTCCTGGAGCTAAACTTTACCCTGCTGCAGTAGATACAATTGTT GCAATTATGGCAGAAGGAAAACAGCATGCTCTGTGTGTTGGAGTCATGAAGATGTCTGCAGAAGATAT TGAGAAAGTCAACAAAGGAATTGGCATTGAAAATATCCATTATTTAAATGATGGGCTGTGGCATATGAAGACATATAAATGA